The following are encoded together in the Daucus carota subsp. sativus chromosome 5, DH1 v3.0, whole genome shotgun sequence genome:
- the LOC108219948 gene encoding uncharacterized protein LOC108219948 translates to MPLYDCMLLLKPHIKMPDVMDLVSRVGKHIYQRNGVLTELKSLGTVHLGYGIKKLDGRHFQGQLLQMTMMAPPSMNKELHYLNKEDRLLRWLMVKHRDVKFGLDYPLEDDGRGELSKFRSRLFDNEDKDMDFDDEDDDDDEEYDVDQDVKLDE, encoded by the exons ATGCCTCTGTATGATTGTATGCTGTTGCTGAAGCCACATATAAAGATGCCTGATGTGATGGACCTTGTTTCTCGTGTGGGCAAGCATATTTATCAAAGAAATGGGGTTCTTACTGAGTTGAAATCATTGGGTACTGTTCACTTGGGCTATGGGATCAAGAAACTTGATGGCAGGCACTTTCAG GGACAACTGTTGCAGATGACAATGATGGCTCCACCTAGCATGAATAAAGAACTCCACTATCTAAACAAGGAAGATAGGTTGCTGCGTTGGCTTATGGTGAAACATAGAGATGTAAAATTCGGATTGGACTATCCACTTGAGGACGATGGAAGAGGTGAGTTAAGCAAGTTCAGGAGCAGACTCTTTGACAACGAAGATAAAGACATGGATTTTGATGACGAagatgacgatgatgatgaggaaTATGATGTGGACCAAGATGTGAAGTTAGATGAATAA
- the LOC108222173 gene encoding protein ENHANCED DISEASE RESISTANCE 2-like, with translation MASPEEPRKEGGGGESGGSADEKGGGGDANANVRPFEYYGWVYHLAGHKIEFFRRRFLWIRGTYLQMFKRDPHQHPGIKPIRRGYVGHKVMVEELGSRKVNHEDVYVLRFYNRLDQSKRGEIACPTPEEAQKWMEAFHRAKQQVEYDLSNGGSARKNLNEEAEIDLQRHRRRVGRYARGLKKLIKRGQGQDMRHSRELCRRPTGEFDGDAGDAIEAHEWKCVRTFNGVRIFEDVAGHKNGKGVLVKAVGVIDASADTVFEVVLNLDREKRYEWDILTGDLELVDSLNGHYDIVYGTYDPRYLTRWTSKRDFVFSRQWFRGQDGTYTILHFPTVHKKRPPKSGYRRTKINPSTWEIRNINSSSVHPRCLATQMLEINAEGWFGWKNNQSSKFEKSVPHALLCQVSGLRAYIGAASADEANKASGKLVNGEGNDQFYDAIGTDSSSTSSDDSDNEENKENIKTDLWARAKSSLRRTLVREFCTGADPIALDPHDFQGSMRLGTNDADRDCWTSPNGSGFVIRGKTYLKDNAKIAGGDPLLKLIAVDWLKIDNPISNIALHSSSLVQSEAGKRLPFIFVLNLQVPAKPNYSLVLYYAAERPVKENSLLGRFIDGTDTFRDSRFKLIPSIQEGYWMVKRAVGTKACLLGKAVTCKYSRHDNFLEIDVDIGSSSVARSVIGLVLGYVTSLVVDLAILIEGKEEEELPEYILGTVRLNRVRLESAVPLKD, from the exons ATGGCTTCGCCCGAGGAGCCACGGAAAGAGGGTGGTGGAGGTGAGAGTGGAGGCTCAGCTGATGAGAAAGGTGGTGGAGGTGATGCCAATGCCAATGTCAGGCCTTTTGAGTATTATGGATGGGTTTATCATTTGGCCGGGCATAAGATTGAGTTTTTTCGACGTCGATTCCTTTGGATTCGAGGCACTTATCTGCAGATGTTCAAGCGTGATCCTCATCAACATCCCGGCATT AAACCGATAAGGAGAGGTTATGTAGGACACAAGGTAATGGTGGAGGAGTTAGGAAGTCGAAAAGTTAACCATGAA GATGTTTATGTTCTTAGGTTCTACAATCGGCTGGATCAGTCAAAAAGGGGAGAA ATTGCTTGTCCTACACCTGAAGAAGCACAAAAATGGATGGAGGCATTCCATCGTGCAAAGCAACAG GTTGAGTATGACCTTTCGAATGGCGGTAGTGCCAGAAAGAATCTGAATGAGGAGGCAGA GATTGATCTGCAAAGGCATCGACGAAGGGTCGGGAGGTATGCGCGTGGTTTGAAAAAGCTGATAAAGAGAGGGCAAG GTCAAGATATGCGACATTCCCGCGAACTTTGCAGAAGACCTACAGGGGAATTTGACGGAGATGCTGGGGATGCTATTGAAGCGCATGAATGGAAATGTGTCCGCACATTTAATG gTGTCAGAATCTTTGAGGACGTAGCAGGGCATAag AATGGTAAAGGTGTACTTGTCAAGGCTGTTGGTGTTATTGATGCAAGTGCTGATACTGTTTTTGAAGTGGTTTTAAACCTTGATCGAGAAAAGAGATACGA GTGGGATATATTGACAGGGGACCTGGAGTTGGTTGATTCTCTAAATGGACATTATGATATAGTCTATGGCACATATGACCCGCGCTATCTAACTAG GTGGACGTCAAAGAGAGATTTTGTCTTCTCTAGGCAATGGTTTCGTGGACAAGATGGAACATATA CAATTTTGCACTTCCCAACTGTGCATAAGAAGCGTCCTCCAAAATCTGGTTATCGACGTACAAAAATCAACC CTTCTACTTGGGAAATCAGAAATATAAACTCATCGTCTGTTCATCCGAGATGTCTTGCGACACAAATGCTAGAGATAAATGCTGAAGGCTGGTTCGGGTGGAAGAATAATCAAAGCTCGAAGTTTGAAAAATCTGTGCCTCATGCATTGTTGTGCCAAGTTTCAG GTCTCAGGGCATACATTGGAGCAGCATCTGCAGATGAAGCAAATAAAGCAAGTGGCAAGCTTGTCAATGGAGAAGGAAATGATCAATTTTATGATGCTATTGGTACTGattcatcatcaacatcatcagATGATAGTGACAATGAG GAGAATAAAGAGAATATAAAGACTGATTTATGGGCAAGAGCAAAATCATCTCTAAGGAGAACTTTAG TTAGGGAATTTTGTACAGGTGCAGATCCAATTGCTCTTGATCCTCATGACTTTCAAGGTTCCATGCGCCTTGGGACTAATGACGCTGACAGAGACTGCTGGACATCTCCCAATGGCTCTGGATTTGTAATCAGAGGGAAGACATATCTGAAAGATAATGCCAAG ATAGCAGGAGGAGATCCTCTTCTTAAGCTTATAGCAGTTGACTGGCTCAAGATCGATAATCCCATCAGTAACATTGCATTGCATTCCAGTTCTCTTGTTCAG TCAGAAGCTGGAAAAAGACTTCCATTCATCTTCGTACTTAACCTTCAG GTTCCTGCTAAGCCAAACTACAGTCTGGTTCTTTACTATGCAGCTGAAAGACCTGTAAAGGAAAACTCTTTGCTGGGTCGATTTATTGATGGGACTGACACGTTCCGAGATTCAAGATTTAAACTGATTCCAAGTATACAAGAG GGATATTGGATGGTCAAGCGTGCCGTTGGGACAAAAGCTTGTTTGTTGGGAAAAGCAGTAACTTGCAAGTACTCGAGACATGACAATTTTCTGGAG ATCGATGTAGATATTGGCTCATCATCCGTAGCAAGGAGCGTCATCGGCCTTGTCCTAGGATATGTAACAAGTCTAGTTGTTGATCTTGCAATCTTGATAGAG GGAAAGGAAGAGGAAGAATTGCCTGAATACATTCTCGGCACTGTGAGGCTTAATCGTGTTAGACTTGAGTCTGCTGTACCTCTTAAGGATTGA
- the LOC108219880 gene encoding leucine-rich repeat receptor-like protein kinase TDR codes for MEILHFSCLRLFLVCSMFITTFSVLDPISESLLKLKSELIDGSDSLSDWFEASGENPPGKIHACGWTGVMCNNNSTVITGLDLSMKNLGGEISRMEFDLLNDLVDLNISYNLFSGELPEGIFNLTNLKVLDFSRNNFSGEFPSGISKLKSLVTLDAFSNSFSGELPVDISEITTLKVLNFAGSYFSGPIPSEYGSFQSLEFIHLAGNYLSGSLPSELGRLKTLTHMEIGYNSYQGSIPWQFGNMSELQYLDIAGANLSGSLPNYLSNLTKLHTLFLFRNKLSGQIPYDFSKIQALTSLDLSDNLLSGPIPQSFSELQNLRLLSLMYNGMTGSVPEGIAKLKNLDTLLIWNNYFSGSVPQDLGRFSKLKWVDVSTNNLVGLIPPDICASGQLTKLILFSNNFSGELSPITNCSSLVRLRIEDNSFSGAISLNFNKLSDITYIDLSRNRFTGGIPAGISRALKLQYFNVSSNFELGGIMPEKIWSMPSIQNFSASSCNITGNIPPFHSCKSLSVIELNTNRLSSTLPTSIVRCGSLKLLNVSFNDISGSIPSEKVFKSMDSSSFVGNPNLCGAPLRQCLVARRSKRTQKIAWILITCAAVVLLLTLTLFGILYRRRGSQGQWKMISYRGLPQFTANDVLKSFNSTETMEIMPALSGSICKAVLPTGITVLVKKFEWETKRSQFVLEFINTIGNARHKNLTRLLGCCYNNNLAYLLYEYLPNGNLTEKLGIKRDWAAKSKIVTGIAKGLCFLHHDCSPALSHGDLKANYVILDENMEPRLAEYGFKHLAQLNTGLNAATMHWSKKDEFSGTIKEDIFSFGEIVLEIITDGRLRNAGEIIPKKQKEIILKEIYAENEAEPSKSLQEEINLVTEIAWRCTTARSSDRPSMQDVLKLLSGLK; via the exons ATGGAGATACTCCATTTCTCCTGCCTCAGGCTTTTCTTGGTTTGCTCCATGTTCATCACCACATTTTCAGTTCTTGATCCCATCTCTGAGtctcttttgaaattgaaatcagaGCTTATTGATGGTTCTGATAGTTTGAGTGATTGGTTTGAGGCTTCTGGTGAAAACCCACCTGGGAAAATCCATGCTTGTGGGTGGACTGGTGTGATGTGTAACAATAACTCTACTGTCATCACTGGTTTAGACCTGTCAATGAAGAATCTTGGTGGGGAGATTTCAAGAATGGAATTTGATTTGCTCAATGATCTTGTTGACCTTAACATCAGTTACAATTTGTTCTCTGGTGAACTCCCTGAGGGGATTTTCAATCTCACCAATCTGAAAGTCTTGGATTTCAGCAGAAATAACTTTTCTGGTGAGTTTCCAAGTGGGATTTCCAAACTGAAGAGCCTTGTCACTCTTGATGCCTTCAGCAACAGCTTTTCAGGCGAATTGCCTGTCGATATCTCGGAAATTACAACACTTAAGGTTCTGAATTTTGCTGGGAGTTATTTCAGTGGACCAATCCCATCTGAATATGGCTCATTCCAGAGCCTTGAGTTCATACATTTAGCTGGGAATTACCTCAGTGGCAGCCTTCCATCGGAATTAGGAAGGCTGAAAACATTGACCCATATGGAAATTGGTTACAATTCTTACCAGGGAAGCATTCCATGGCAATTTGGTAACATGAGTGAGCTCCAGTATCTTGATATTGCAGGTGCCAATCTTTCCGGGTCACTGCCAAATTATCTCAGCAACTTGACTAAACTTCATACTCTCTTCCTCTTCAGAAACAAACTCTCTGGCCAAATTCCTTATGATTTCAGCAAAATCCAAGCTCTTACAAGCTTGGATCTTTCTGATAACTTGCTGTCTGGACCAATTCCACAGAGCTTCTCTGAGCTGCAGAATCTCAGGCTGCTAAGTCTAATGTACAATGGCATGACTGGTTCGGTCCCAGAAGGCATAGCGAAACTTAAGAATCTTGACACTCTTCTCATATGGAACAATTATTTCTCTGGGTCAGTTCCACAAGATTTGGGAAGATTTTCTAAGCTCAAATGGGTTGATGTTTCCACAAACAATCTAGTAGGCCTCATTCCACCAGATATATGTGCTTCAGGACAGTTAACCAAGTTGATTTTGTTTTCGAATAATTTTTCAGGTGAACTGTCTCCAATCACCAATTGCTCATCTCTAGTCCGCCTTAGAATCGAAGACAATTCATTTTCAGGTGCCATCTCTCTGAATTTTAATAAGCTTTCTGATATCACCTACATAGATTTATCAAGAAATAGGTTCACTGGTGGGATTCCTGCTGGTATATCTCGAGCTCTTAAACTTCAGTACTTCAATGTGTCTAGTAATTTCGAATTAGGTGGGATTATGCCTGAAAAAATATGGTCCATGCCATCTATCCAGAATTTCTCTGCTTCATCTTGCAACATCACAGGCAACATTCCACCATTCCATTCTTGTAAATCTCTATCAGTTATTGAATTGAATACGAATCGTCTTTCAAGTACTTTACCAACAAGTATAGTCAGGTGTGGAAgtttaaaacttctaaatgtGTCCTTCAATGATATATCTGGTTCGATTCCTTCAGAAAAGGTCTTCAAATCGATGGATTCTAGTTCATTTGTTGGAAATCCAAACCTTTGTGGAGCTCCCTTGAGACAATGTCTCGTGGCACGACGAAGTAAAAGAACACAAAAGATTGCCTGGATTCTGATAACCTGTGCAGCAGTAGTTCTTTTACTTACGCTTACTCTGTTTGGAATATTGTACCGTAGGAGAGGAAGTCAAGGCCAGTGGAAAATGATCTCCTACAGAGGCCTTCCGCAGTTCACAGCCAACGATGTCTTAAAGAGTTTTAATTCAACAGAAACCATGGAAATCATGCCAGCACTGTCAGGCTCGATCTGCAAAGCAGTCCTGCCTACTGGAATAACAGTCCTGGTGAAGAAATTTGAGTGGGAAACCAAGAGATCACAGTTCGTGTTGGAGTTCATAAACACGATAGGAAATGCCAGGCACAAGAATCTGACAAGATTGCTAGGATGCTGTTACAACAACAACCTGGCCTACTTATTGTACGAATACCTGCCAAACGGAAACCTCACTGAAAAATTGGGAATCAAGAGAGACTGGGCAGCCAAGTCCAAAATTGTGACTGGCATTGCTAAGGGACTGTGTTTTCTCCATCATGATTGTTCACCAGCTCTTTCCCACGGAGATTTGAAGGCTAATTACGTTATTCTTGATGAAAATATGGAACCGCGTTTAGCTGAATATGGATTTAAACACCTAGCTCAGCTGAATACTGGCCTAAATGCTGCAACAATGCATTGGTCGAAAAAAG ATGAATTCAGCGGAACCATCAAAGAGGACATATTCAGCTTTGGAGAGATCGTTCTGGAAATTATAACAGATGGACGGCTGAGAAATGCAGGAGAGATCATCCCAAAAAAACagaaagaaattattttaaaagagatttacgCGGAGAATGAAGCTGAGCCCTCAAAGTCATTGCAGGAGGAGATTAATTTGGTGACTGAAATCGCTTGGCGTTGCACTACAGCAAGATCATCTGATAGACCATCAATGCAAGATGTTCTGAAGCTGCTATCaggcttaaaataa
- the LOC108220403 gene encoding zinc finger CCCH domain-containing protein 49: protein MPSLKPPYDDRIRTLYVSGLDKIIDEQDIRDKFSAHGEIETIKMIPSRDCAFVMYTSREGAEKAAGELSNMLVIKGQKLKLMRARSQTLKPESLVFNEAREKAFGKLRSNNTILKLQRTAPYSSRIQAHVCGFYSTTELSPIKDRYYGVNESTAMKLLNKAGEMPSLEPPDDESIRTLYVGGFDKRIEEPDLRDNFCVHGEIETIKMVPSRDCAFVTYMTRESAEKAVKELSNKLVIKGLRLKLMWGRPQAPKLESSVSDDAKQQVAVLSELLKNHVLHPPGIQDQHPALHHFNIPPLAPHEGRAYYPLQDSQRTGAGIPSHKGTFSGSNETISGSQKHQAAGTP from the exons ATGCCCTCATTAAAACCTCCATATGATGATAGGATCAGAACCCTCTATGTGAGCGGGTTGGATAAAATAATTGATGAGCAGGACATAAGGGATAAGTTCTCTGCACATGGTGAAATTGAGACTATAAAAATGATTCCATCACGAGACTGTGCTTTTGTTATGTACACAAGTAGAGAAGGTGCAGAAAAGGCAGCTGGAGAGCTGTCAAACATGCTTGTTATCAAAGGGCAGAAGCTGAAGCTGATGCGGGCCAGATCTCAAACGCTGAAACCTGAATCTCTAGTCTTTAATGAAGCAAGGGAGAAAGCCTTCGGAAAGTTGCGCTCAAATAATACTATTCTGAAGCTTCAGAGAACAGCACCATACTCTTCCAGAATCCAAGCTCATGTTTGTGGTTTCTACAGTACCACAGAATTATCACCTATTAAAGATCGTTATTATGG GGTCAACGAATCAACAGCAATGAAGCTGCTGAACAAGGCAGGCGAAATGCCCTCACTAGAACCTCCAGATGATGAAAGCATCAGAACCCTCTATGTGGGCGGGTTTGATAAAAGAATCGAAGAGCCGGATCTAAGAGACAACTTCTGTGTTCATGGTGAAATTGAGACAATAAAAATGGTTCCCTCGCGAGATTGTGCTTTTGTTACGTATATGACTAGAGAAAGTGCAGAAAAGGCAGTTAAAGAACTGTCAAACAAACTGGTTATAAAAGGTTTGAGGCTGAAGCTGATGTGGGGCAGGCCTCAAGCACCAAAACTTGAATCCTCAGTCTCTGATGATGCGAAACAGCAAGTGGCGGTTCTCAGTGAATTACTGAAAAATCATGTTCTTCATCCACCGGGCATTCAAGACCAACATCCAGCATTGCATCATTTCAATATCCCGCCATTGGCGCCTCATGAGGGGAGGGCATATTATCCTTTGCAGGATTCTCAAAGAACAGGAGCTGGTATTCCATCTCATAAAGGAACTTTTAGTGGCTCAAATGAGACCATTAGTGGTTCTCAGAAGCACCAAGCAGCAGGAACCCCATAG
- the LOC108221813 gene encoding uncharacterized protein LOC108221813, with the protein MSSVSSCNTPSTHSTPHSSKSSPTPSTQSSQSHSSNSSQEIPPLPADENQNPPLYVMSVNGVNYYVPQHLIGYARGIPVYQATFTQFGFPNPSIVAMRQVDLGSYGASIRDINKTLIVSVKEEISHQGRLWLAFEYAGHSLRSVYPQGTPLPDISHIVNCLISIHACALVHAELKAGHVYMTEHAGVRFYKVGFGATIYEDGELPETPPGFLPMVDICLWASPPEVYNNNIDMSLHTSASDVWQLGITAFELAWGNKCKVANRADLEMQIAYAIGGIEGGPGGIFWNTNFQRFLSDCLMENPAARPTSQQLLNHDFFRG; encoded by the coding sequence ATGTCCTCTGTTTCATCCTGCAATACCCCTTCAACACATTCCACTCCACATTCATCAAAATCTTCTCCCACTCCTTCAACACAATCATCACAGTCTCATTCCTCAAATTCTTCCCAAGAAATACCTCCACTTCCTGCTGATGAAAACCAAAACCCTCCACTGTATGTCATGTCCGTTAATGGAGTGAACTACTATGTTCCGCAACATTTAATTGGTTATGCACGGGGAATCCCCGTCTATCAAGCTACATTCACTCAATTTGGTTTCCCAAACCCTTCGATTGTTGCTATGAGACAAGTAGATCTCGGATCTTACGGTGCTAGCATTAGAGATATAAATAAGACTCTTATTGTATCGGTTAAGGAAGAAATCAGTCACCAAGGGAGACTATGGCTTGCGTTTGAATACGCAGGGCATTCCCTACGTTCTGTTTATCCACAGGGAACTCCACTTCCTGATATTTCTCATATAGTTAACTGTTTAATTTCGATCCATGCATGTGCATTGGTACATGCTGAACTCAAAGCAGGTCATGTATACATGACAGAGCACGCTGGTGTTAGGTTTTATAAAGTAGGCTTTGGTGCTACTATCTATGAGGATGGAGAATTGCCAGAAACACCACCTGGGTTTTTACCAATGGTTGATATCTGTCTGTGGGCATCTCCACCAGAGGTGTATAACAACAACATTGACATGAGTTTGCACACAAGTGCTTCTGACGTGTGGCAATTAGGAATAACGGCCTTCGAATTGGCATGGGGAAACAAATGTAAGGTTGCTAATAGGGCTGATTTGGAGATGCAGATTGCATATGCAATTGGAGGGATTGAAGGCGGGCCTGGTGGAATATTTTGGAATACAAATTTTCAGAGGTTCTTGTCAGATTGTCTAATGGAAAACCCAGCAGCGAGGCCAACCTCTCAGCAACTGCTCAATCATGACTTCTTCAGGGGATAG